The following proteins are encoded in a genomic region of Shinella zoogloeoides:
- a CDS encoding YdeI/OmpD-associated family protein — MALVEIDPAHVREFPDPESFCRWLSDNHDKAPEVWIRIHKRASGLQSINPEEAIEVVLCWGWIDGIRKGLDDKSFLQRYSPRGRKSVWSKKNVDTVGRLIADGRMTEHGLKHVEAAKADGRWDRAYGSGKNLEIPPDLQAAIDAEPAAAEMLGRLTEQNRFALAFRVHNLKTEAARRRKIETFVEMLKNGETIYPQKRK, encoded by the coding sequence ATGGCGCTTGTGGAAATCGACCCCGCCCATGTCCGCGAATTTCCCGACCCGGAAAGCTTCTGCCGCTGGCTCTCGGACAACCACGACAAGGCGCCGGAAGTCTGGATCCGGATTCACAAGCGCGCCTCGGGCCTTCAATCCATCAACCCGGAAGAGGCGATCGAGGTCGTGCTCTGCTGGGGCTGGATCGACGGCATCCGCAAGGGGCTGGACGACAAGAGCTTCCTGCAGCGCTACAGCCCGCGCGGCCGCAAGAGCGTCTGGAGCAAGAAGAACGTCGATACGGTCGGCCGGCTGATCGCGGATGGCCGCATGACGGAACATGGCCTGAAACATGTGGAGGCAGCAAAAGCCGATGGGCGCTGGGACAGGGCCTATGGCAGCGGCAAGAATCTGGAGATCCCGCCGGACCTGCAGGCCGCCATCGACGCGGAACCGGCCGCGGCCGAAATGCTCGGCAGGCTCACCGAGCAGAACCGCTTCGCCCTCGCCTTCCGCGTCCACAATCTGAAGACGGAAGCTGCGCGCAGACGCAAGATCGAGACATTCGTGGAGATGTTGAAGAACGGCGAGACGATCTATCCGCAGAAACGGAAATAG
- a CDS encoding L,D-transpeptidase: MPTVCTLSRRAFFLGAAATLAGCATTETSTRAVPLPQKVSYPIVPATDEELAARYAVVEDGGHLIPAIPYKEIDPRYYRQRVKDPTGEPAGTVVVDTATRFLYVVEPGGTAMRYGVGIGRDGFAWEGEGVIQWRQPWPRWKVPDDMIKRQPSLARYSVENGGMDPGVKNPLGARALYIFQNGKDTLYRLHGSPEWRSIGKATSSGCVRLVNQDVLDLYKRVPYHARIVVHQGGLGSV, from the coding sequence ATGCCTACGGTGTGCACTTTGTCGCGCAGAGCCTTCTTCCTGGGCGCCGCCGCGACGCTCGCAGGATGCGCAACCACGGAAACCTCGACCAGGGCCGTCCCGCTTCCCCAGAAGGTCAGCTATCCGATCGTGCCGGCAACGGACGAGGAGCTGGCGGCGCGCTATGCCGTCGTCGAGGATGGCGGCCATCTCATCCCGGCGATCCCTTACAAGGAGATCGATCCGAGATACTACCGCCAGCGCGTCAAGGACCCGACCGGCGAGCCGGCAGGCACGGTGGTGGTCGATACGGCCACGCGCTTCCTCTATGTCGTGGAACCGGGCGGCACGGCGATGCGCTACGGCGTCGGCATCGGCCGCGACGGCTTTGCCTGGGAGGGCGAGGGTGTCATCCAGTGGCGCCAGCCCTGGCCGCGCTGGAAGGTGCCGGACGACATGATCAAGCGCCAGCCGAGCCTTGCCCGCTATTCCGTCGAGAATGGCGGCATGGACCCGGGCGTCAAGAACCCGCTCGGCGCCCGCGCGCTCTACATTTTCCAGAACGGCAAGGATACGCTCTACCGCCTGCACGGCTCGCCGGAATGGAGGTCGATCGGCAAGGCGACCTCTTCGGGCTGCGTGCGGCTGGTCAACCAGGATGTGCTCGATCTCTACAAGCGCGTGCCCTACCACGCGCGCATCGTCGTGCATCAGGGCGGGCTGGGGTCCGTCTGA
- a CDS encoding GH25 family lysozyme: MRLSVLTAILLGCASLAGCASSATPETVLAVKPSRETTSSVTKGGGPVPEVAVGQSRVKADDAEEMLAWAGPIPETHVFETVTKQSAVPSERPADSATMTEMPTRRLGKRSRVYSQQFRDAHPINFGKRAPRHYQVHGVDVSRWQGDIDWMRLRTQGANFAFIKATDGGDHLDPMFQKNWRQAKEAGIRRGAYHFFYWCRVASSQAEWFIRNVPKDPDALPPVIDAEYNGDSACKKRLSRAKYVEKIRVFAEMLERHYGKRPIIYTAPDFYEDNLSGELKDYHFWLRSVAAHPSQRYPNRRWLFWQYSGSGLSHGVTGRIDLNVFSGSENDWHNWLAGQST; encoded by the coding sequence ATGCGTCTTTCGGTCCTGACAGCGATCCTCCTCGGCTGCGCCTCCCTGGCCGGCTGTGCATCGAGTGCGACCCCGGAAACGGTGCTGGCGGTCAAGCCTTCGCGCGAGACCACGAGCTCCGTCACCAAGGGCGGCGGGCCGGTGCCGGAAGTGGCCGTCGGCCAGAGCAGGGTGAAGGCCGACGACGCGGAGGAAATGCTCGCCTGGGCCGGGCCCATCCCGGAAACCCATGTCTTCGAGACGGTGACGAAACAGTCCGCCGTTCCCTCCGAGCGTCCGGCCGATTCCGCGACGATGACCGAAATGCCGACCCGGCGCCTCGGCAAGCGCTCGCGCGTCTACAGCCAGCAGTTCCGCGATGCCCATCCGATCAATTTCGGCAAGCGCGCGCCGCGGCACTATCAGGTGCACGGCGTCGACGTCTCGCGCTGGCAGGGCGATATCGACTGGATGCGGCTGCGCACGCAGGGCGCCAACTTCGCCTTCATCAAGGCGACCGACGGCGGCGACCATCTCGATCCGATGTTCCAGAAGAACTGGCGCCAGGCCAAGGAAGCCGGCATCCGGCGCGGGGCCTATCACTTCTTCTACTGGTGCCGGGTCGCAAGCTCGCAGGCCGAGTGGTTCATCCGCAACGTGCCGAAGGACCCGGATGCGCTGCCGCCGGTGATCGATGCCGAATATAACGGCGATTCCGCCTGCAAGAAGCGCCTGTCGCGCGCGAAATATGTCGAGAAAATCCGCGTCTTCGCCGAAATGCTGGAACGGCACTACGGCAAGCGGCCGATCATCTATACCGCGCCGGACTTCTACGAGGACAATCTGTCTGGCGAATTGAAGGACTATCACTTCTGGCTGCGCTCGGTCGCCGCGCATCCGTCGCAGCGTTATCCGAACCGCCGCTGGCTGTTCTGGCAATATTCCGGCTCGGGCCTGTCGCATGGCGTGACGGGCAGGATCGACCTCAACGTCTTCTCCGGCAGCGAGAACGACTGGCACAACTGGCTCGCGGGCCAGTCCACCTGA